One Paramisgurnus dabryanus chromosome 8, PD_genome_1.1, whole genome shotgun sequence DNA window includes the following coding sequences:
- the LOC135771801 gene encoding protein NLRC3-like — MQSSAVFMKSKRSMDPPTAFKRVRPDITEPVCKKIKLDQSENQPQYLCPQFSHDPNINEVLNTFKSNLREKFKCLYPGTSKQRKPTLLNENYTELNITECKSVEIGNEHEVRQIETQSERTTTEETPIKCNDIFKPEQDKHIRSVLTKGVAGIGKTVSVQKFILDWAEEKENQDVHLIFPLPFREINLMKDKTLSLLDLLHLFFPETKKIEIFSDEYKVLFIFDGLDECRLSLDFHSSVRLCDVNESTSVAVMLTNLIKGNLFPSSRIWITSRPPAADLIPSECVDRVTEVRGFSDPQKEKYFRNRISDESLSDQIILHLKSSRSLYIMCHIPVFCWISGTVLERILREAKSQEIPMTLTQMYTHFLFIQTNIKHRDNFKKSMKDKDMIYKLCKLAYEQLVKGNVIFCNEDLRECGIYESEASVYSGLCTQIFREEFGLCQRKVYSFVHLSIQEHLAALHVHLRFINNNINVFDQIKLYQTAKLSTLHLYQRAIDEAVQSKNGHLDLFLRFLLGLSLKSNQHLIQILRIQTGKTSHISANIVRYIKQKTMNTQSPEKCISLFHCLNELGDRSLVEEIPQYLKSALSKATLSSSQWSALVLVMLTSEQELKKFNMNQFVEENKAKPLKVLQKLLPVICESRTVLLYSCNITDEGCVALTSALRSNPSHLTHLNLSDNNLGDSGVKLLSAVLENPDCKLEILRLSQCNITAEGCVALCSALNSNPSHLRDLNLIKNNLGDSGMEHLSAVLRNPQCKLEILGLCSCNITAEGCVPLTSAMRSNPSHLRDLNLTDNNLGDLGVKLISAVLEDLDCKLERLKLRSCNITDDGCDALSLALTSNPSHLRELNLSMNKLGDSGMVHLSDLLKHSLCKLEKLWLINCKITAEGSVALTSALRSNPSHLRELNLSNNKLGDLEMKLLSDVLKNPDCKLEILKLSDCNFTDEGCVALTSALRSNPSHLRELNFNGNNLGYLVVRMLSDLANDSNYKLKKLSFSDNRR, encoded by the exons atgcagagttCAGCTGTGTTTATGAAGAGTAAGAGGTCAATGGATCCACCAACAGCATTTAAGAG AGTCAGACCAGACATAACTGAACCCGTCTGTAAAAAGATAAAGTTGGACCAGTCTGAAAATCAACCACAATATTTGTGTCCTCAATTCAG TCATGACCCTAATATTAATGAAGTCCTCAACACATTTAAATCAAATCTGAGAGAGAAGTTTAAGTGTTTGTATCCAGGAACATCAAAGCAGAGAAAACCAACACTACTGAACGAAAATTACACAGAGCTCAACATCACAGAGTGTAAAAGTGTAGAGATCGGTAATGAACATGAGGTGAGACAGATTGAGACACAATCCGAAAGAACAACAACAGAGGAGACACCAATCAAATGTAATGACATCTTTAAACCTGAACAAGACAAACACATCAGAAGTGTGCTGACAAAGGGAGTCGCTGGCATTGGAAAAACAGTCTCTGTACAGAAGTTCATTCTGGACTGGGCTGAAGAGAAAGAGAATCAGGACGTCCACCTCATATTTCCACTTCCTTTCAGAGAGATCAATTTGATGAAGGACAAAACACTCAGTCTTTTAGATCTTCTTCATCTTTTCTTCCCagagacaaaaaaaattgaaatctTCAGTGATGAATATAAAGTGTTGTTCATCTTTGATGGTTTGGATGAGTGTCGTCTGTCTCTGGATTTTCACAGCAGTGTGAGGTTGTGTGATGTAAATGAATCAACCTCAGTGGCCGTGATGCTGACAAACCTCATCAAGGGGAATCTGTTTCCCTCTTCTCGCATCTGGATCACCTCCAGACCACCAGCAGCTGATCTCATCCCCTCTGAGTGTGTTGATCGAGTCACAGAGGTACGAGGCTTCAGTGATCCACAGAAGGAGAAATACTTCAGGAATAGAATCAGTGATGAGAGTCTGTCTGATCAAATCATCTTACATCTGAAGTCATCCAGGAGTCTCTACATCATGTGTCACATCCCAGTGTTCTGCTGGATTTCAGGCACTGTTCTAGAGAGAATATTGAGGGAAGCAAAGAGTCAAGAGATCCCCATGACTCTCACTCAAATGTACACACACTTCCTGTTCATTCAGACGAACATTAAACATCGGGACAACTTTAAGAAGAGCATGAAGGATAAAGACATGATCTATAAACTGTGTAAACTGGCTTATGAGCAGCTTGTGAAAGGCAATGTGATCTTTTGTAATGAAGACCTGAGAGAGTGTGGCATTTATGAATCAGAAGCATCAGTGTACTCAGGATTGTGTACTCAGATCTTCAGAGAGGAGTTTGGTTTGTGTCAGAGGAAAGTTTACAGCTTTGTTCATCTGAGCATTCAGGAACATCTAGCAGCTCTACATGTGCACCTCAGATTtataaacaacaacataaatGTGTTTGATCAAATTAAACTGTATCAAACGGCTAAGCTTTCAACACTTCATCTGTATCAGAGAGCTATAGATGAAGCTGTACAGAGTAAAAATGGACATCTGGATCTTTTCCTTCGTTTTCTTCTGGGTCTGTCACTGAAGTCAAATCAACATCTCATACAAATTCTGAGAATACAGACAGGAAAAACCTCTCACATTAGTGCAAATATAGTCAGATACATCAAACAGAAAACCATGAACACTCAATCTCCAGAGAAGTGCATCAGTCTGTTTCACTGTTTGAATGAACTTGGTGATCGTTCACTAGTGGAAGAAATCCCACAGTATCTGAAATCTGCATTAAGTAAAGCCACACTCTCTTCATCTCAGTGGTCAGCTTTAGTTTTGGTGATGCTGACATCAGAACAAGAGCTAAAGAAGTTTAACATGAATCAGTTTGTTGAAGAAAACAAAGCTAAACCCCTGAAAGTTCTTCAGAAGCTGCTGCCTGTGATTTGTGAATCCAGGACAGTCCT GTTGTATTCGTGTAAtatcacagatgaaggttgtgttgctttgacttcagctctgagatcaaacccatcacatctGACACATCTGAATCTGTCTGATAATAATCTTggagattcaggagtgaagctgctGTCTGCTGTATTGGAGAATCCTGACTGTAAACTGGAGATACTGAG GTTGAGTCAGTGTAATATCACAGCTGAAGGTTGTGTTGCTCTGTGTTCAGCTCTGAActcaaacccatcacacctgagagATCTGAATCTGATTAAGAATAATCTTGGAGATTCAGGAATGGAGCATCTCTCTGCTGTACTGAGGAATCCTCAATGTAAACTGGAGATACTTGG GTTGTGCTCTTGTAATATCACAGCTGAAGGTTGTGTTCCTCTGACTTCAGCTatgagatcaaacccatcacacctgagagATCTGAATTTGACTGATAATAATCTTGGAGATTTAggagtgaagctgatctctgcTGTACTGGAGGATCTTGACTGTAAACTGGAGAGATTGAA GTTAAGGAGTTGTAATATCACAGATGACGGTTGTGATGCTCTGTCTTTAGCTTTGacatcaaacccatcacacctgagagAACTGAATCTGTCTATGAATAAACTTGGAGATTCAGGAATGGTGCATCTCTCTGATCTACTGAAGCATTCACTGTGTAAACTGGAGAAACTCTG GTTGATAAATTGTAAAATCACAGCTGAAGGCAGTGTTGCTCtgacttcagctctgagatcaaacccatcacacctaAGAGAACTGAATCTGTCTAATAATAAACTTGGAGATTTAGAGATGAAGCTGCTCTCTGATGTACTGAAGAATCCTGACTGCAAACTGGAGATATTGAA GTTGTCTGATTGTAATTtcacagatgaaggttgtgttgctctgacttcagctctgagatcaaacccatcacacctaAGAGAATTAAATTTTAATGGGAATAATCTGGGATATTTAGTAGTGAGGATGCTCTCTGATCTGGCGAATGATTCAAATTACAAGCTGAAGAAACTAAG CTTCTCTGACAACAGAAGATGA
- the LOC135771815 gene encoding NLR family CARD domain-containing protein 3-like, whose product MDPPTEMKRWPDQKSVITEPVCKKMKFEQSVNQPEYLYPEFSRKLNEVLNTFKSNLKENFKCLYPGTSKQRNLTLLNEIYTELNITEIKSGEAEETPIKCNDIFKPLPEQHKHIRSVLTKGVAGIGKTVSVQKFILDWAEEKENQDVHLIFPLPFREINLMKDKTLSLLELLHLFFPETKEMEIFSDKYKVLFIFDGLDECRLSLDFHSSVRLCDVSESTSVDVMLTNLIKGNLFPSAHIWITSRPAAADLIPSECVDRVTEVQGFSDPQKEEYFRKRISDESLSDQIISHLKSSRSLYIMCHIPVFCWISVTVLERILSKSNRREIPKNLTEMYTHFLIIQTNFKHQKDYEKKVKDEDVVIKLCKLAFEHLVKGNLIFYDEDLRGCGIDVKEASVYSGLFTNIIREEFNLYMRKVYCFVHLSIQEHLAALHVHLTFINKNINVLTAFQTNQRRKLSTLHLYRSAIDQAVKSKNGHLDLFLRFLLGLSLDSNQNLIGLRIQTGCSSQGKTKIIKFIKHIIRSNQSPEKCINLIHCLNELGDPSLLNEIPQYLKSALSKATLSSSQWSALGLVMLTSQKELKRFDMNQFVEESKAESLKVLQKLLPVIFEFRIIELECCKITVEGCVALTSALTSNPSHLRDLNLAYNKFGDSGVKVISDVLKNPDCKLDLLWLMDCNITDEGCVALSSALKSNPSHLRKLNLSNNNLGDSGLEHLSAVLEDPQCKLAHLWIHECNITDEGCVALSSALRSNPSHLRRLGLSNNNLGDSGVKLISAVLEDPRCKLEKLKLHNCNFTDEGCFALTSALRSNPSHLTEFVLSDNNLGDLGKKLLSDLVNDSDYKLNRLRFSDSRSKSNKAEKEKERLTSTQSTET is encoded by the exons ATGGATCCACCAACAGAAATGAAGAGATGGCCTGACCAAAA GTCAGTCATAACCGAACCCGTCTGTAAGAAGATGAAGTTTGAGCAGTCTGTGAATCAACCAGAATATTTGTATCCTGAATTCAG CCGTAAACTTAATGAAGTCCTGAACACATTTAAATCAAATCTGAAAGAGAACTTTAAATGTTTGTATCCAGGAACATCAAAGCAGAGAAACTTAACACTACTGAACGAGATCTACACAGAGCTCAACATCACAGAGATTAAAAGTGGAGAGGCAGAGGAGACACCAATCAAATGTAATGACATCTTTAAACCTTTACctgaacaacacaaacacatcagaagTGTGCTGACAAAGGGAGTTGCTGGCATTGGAAAAACAGTCTCTGTACAGAAGTTCATTTTGGACTGGGCTGAAGAGAAAGAGAATCAGGACGTCCACCTCATATTTCCACTTCCTTTCAGAGAGATCAATTTGATGAAGGACAAAACACTCAGTCTATTAGAGCTTCTTCATCTTTTCTTCCCAGAGACAAAAGAAATGGAAATCTTCAGTGATAAATATAAAGTGTTGTTCATCTTTGATGGTTTGGATGAGTGTCGTCTGTCTCTGGATTTTCACAGCAGTGTGAGGTTGTGTGATGTAAGTGAATCAACCTCAGTGGACGTGATGCTGACAAACCTCATCAAGGGGAATCTGTTTCCCTCTGCTCATATCTGGATCACCTCCAGACCAGCAGCAGCTGATCTCATCCCCTCTGAGTGTGTTGATCGAGTCACAGAGGTACAAGGCTTCAGTGATCCACAGAAGGAGGAATACTTCAGGAAGAGAATCAGTGATGAGAGTCTGTCTGATCAAATCATCTCACACCTGAAGTCATCCAGGAGTCTCTACATCATGTGTCACATCCCAGTGTTCTGCTGGATTTCAGTCACTGTTCTAGAGAGAATATTGAGTAAATCAAACAGAAGAGAGATCCCCAAGAATCTGACTGAAATGTACACACACTTCCTGATCATTCAGACAAACTTCAAACATCAGAAGGACTATGAGAAGAAAGTAAAGGATGAAGATGTGGTCATCAAACTGTGTAAACTGGCTTTTGAGCATCTTGTGAAAGGCAATCTGATCTTTTATGATGAAGACCTGAGAGGTTGTGGCATTGATGTAAAGGAAGCATCAGTGTACTCAGGATTGTTTACTAATATCATCAGAGAGgagtttaatttgtatatgagGAAAGTTTACTGCTTTGTTCATCTTAGCATTCAGGAACATCTAGCAGCTCTACATGTGCACCTTACATTTATAAACAAGAACATAAATGTGTTGACTGCATTTCAAACAAATCAAAGACGTAAGCTTTCAACACTTCATCTGTATCGGAGCGCTATAGACCAGGCTGTAAAGAGTAAAAATGGACATCTGGATCTTTTCCTTCGTTTTCTTCTGGGTTTGTCGCTGGATTCGAATCAGAATCTCATAGGTCTGAGAATACAGACAGGATGCAGCTCTCAgggcaaaacaaaaataatcaaattcatCAAGCATATCATCAGGAGCAATCAATCTCCAGAGAAATGCATCAATCTAATTCACTGTCTGAATGAACTGGGTGATCCTTCACTATTAAATGAAATCCCACAGTATCTGAAGTCTGCATTAAGTAAAGCCACACTCTCTTCATCTCAGTGGTCAGCTTTAGGTTTGGTGATGCTGACATCACAAAAGGAGCTGAAAAGGTTTGACATGAATCAGTTTGTTGAAGAAAGCAAAGCTGAATCACTGAAAGTTCTTCAGAAGCTGCTGCCTGTTATTTTTGAATTCAGAATAATTGA GTTGGAGTGTTGTAAAATCACAGTTGAAGGTTGTGTTGCTCTGACTTCAGCTCTGacatcaaacccatcacacctgagagATTTGAATCTGGCTTATAATAAATTTggagattcaggagtgaaggTGATCTCTGATGTACTGAAGAATCCTGACTGTAAACTGGATCTACTGTG GTTGATGGATTGTAAtatcacagatgaaggttgtgttgCTTTGTCTTCAGCTCTTaaatcaaacccatcacacctgagaAAACTGAATCTGTCTAATAATAATCTTGGAGATTCAGGATTGGAGCATCTCTCTGCTGTACTGGAGGATCCTCAATGTAAACTGGCGCATCTCTG GATTCATGAGTGTAAtatcacagatgaaggttgtgttgctctgtcttcagctctgagatcaaacccatcacacctgagaAGACTGGGTCTGTCTAATAATAATCTTGGAGATTCGggagtgaagctgatctctgcTGTACTGGAGGATCCTCGCTGTAAACTGGAGAAACTGAA GTTGCATAATTGTAATTTCACAGATGAAGGTTGTTTTGCTCtgacttcagctctgagatcaaacccatcacacctgacAGAATTTGTTTTGAGTGATAATAATCTGGGAGATTTAGGAAAGAAGCTGCTGTCTGATCTGGTGAATGATTCAGATTACAAACTGAATAGACTAAG GTTCTCTGACAGCAGAAGTAAAAGTAACAAAGCAGAAAAGGAGAAAGAGAGACTTACGTCAACACAATCAACCGAGACGTGA